A genome region from Hymenobacter tibetensis includes the following:
- the porW gene encoding type IX secretion system periplasmic lipoprotein PorW/SprE: MTRYSILRLLAAPVATLVLVAGLGGCASERRGVVGHAYDNVVARDNGYFLAREKLRGVEAKLYQARQNDYNQVLTLFPTLDQASVGTVATDLEDVVKKASLPIQYRAASDWTDDAYILIGKSRYYKMEFEDAAKTFKYVNSTSKDPNAKHEALIWLMRTFLASKELENAKAVSDLLDKEEGREVNARALFLTRADYYLKTDEPLKAIENLERAIPLVEPKNEQSRTRYILAQLYQNQGEDKKAYAELNKILKKNPPYELDFFSKLMLGQVSDLNNNDKARLDKYFAKLLKDTKNKEYRDKIYYEMARLDYRQQRYDDALKLLQQSARAGSANRAQKSYTYLLAGRIYYENLQKYRLAAAYYDSTVQNLSKDAPNFVAISERAGILKDFAQQYSIIETQDSLQALARLDTTALRTRLTAYADAELETKRKAAEVLAAKQERESSRQALAAGISTSRDLQTDINPEDFINGSTGAKWYFDNPTAMSTARADFIRRWGDRPLQDNWRTVTVASASPVAPGGGNVPVSIAGTNQTKVTAGATTGLGEAAATADPAVQRKALVAQYRQTLPLTPELMVASEKQVEEALYSLGTIYNQQLRELTPAAQTYEKLLTRFPKTTHSPETYYSLYLIYKEQNELAKAEVYAQRLRQEFPNSAYARLAADPEYLRRASLVNKEVAVQVDTAFAMYKRQDFKKAAALLAQTSKKFPETDLNDRIAYLNTLIDIRTQPPLTAKNSLEKFVKAYQESPLSNDARTLLESYKKYDTGGIPGALASTQKPTISMFRPGEINNRVRILYNPDTPPVKATPLVTPAATAPAPVPTTPAPTSEQPKLPATSQPPPASPTDSSATSTTPAATSPAAPPIDPVKAARMAAAQDRARGKKPAKKAPAPATVPVVAATSVPASTPPPATTPTPSTSPAAGTPTTTNAAPAASVAIASPYAVNPANPAGVHAVVLVFPKAAVPLQTLPTQLGTYNSRYFKASNLQVQQQPLGDSLEMVVVQGLSGVKIAQAYALKLRGPQSPLNRLRGVGYQTLVIGIDNLPLLLQRRDVEEYQRFYQQTYR, encoded by the coding sequence TTGACACGATACTCTATTCTTCGTCTGCTTGCTGCTCCGGTGGCTACCCTGGTGCTTGTTGCTGGTTTAGGCGGTTGCGCTTCTGAGCGCCGCGGAGTGGTGGGCCACGCCTACGACAACGTGGTAGCGCGCGACAATGGTTACTTTTTGGCTCGTGAGAAGCTACGTGGCGTGGAGGCTAAGCTCTACCAAGCTCGTCAGAACGATTACAACCAAGTACTCACGCTCTTCCCGACTCTGGATCAGGCCTCTGTAGGCACAGTAGCTACGGACTTGGAAGACGTAGTGAAGAAAGCTTCTTTGCCCATTCAATACCGGGCGGCATCTGATTGGACGGACGATGCCTACATTCTTATCGGGAAGAGTAGGTACTATAAGATGGAGTTCGAGGACGCGGCCAAGACGTTTAAATACGTCAACAGCACCAGCAAAGACCCTAATGCCAAGCATGAGGCCCTTATTTGGCTGATGCGTACATTTTTAGCTAGCAAGGAGCTGGAAAATGCTAAAGCTGTATCCGATTTGTTAGACAAAGAAGAAGGCCGCGAAGTGAATGCGCGGGCGTTGTTTCTAACCCGGGCCGACTATTACTTGAAGACCGATGAGCCCCTGAAGGCCATTGAGAACCTAGAGCGTGCCATTCCGTTGGTAGAGCCAAAGAACGAACAGTCGCGCACTCGCTACATTTTAGCTCAGCTGTATCAGAACCAGGGCGAAGACAAGAAGGCGTATGCTGAGCTTAACAAGATCTTAAAGAAAAACCCACCCTACGAGCTGGATTTCTTCTCGAAGCTGATGCTAGGACAAGTGTCGGACTTGAATAACAACGACAAAGCACGCCTCGATAAGTACTTTGCGAAGCTGCTGAAGGATACTAAGAACAAGGAGTACCGCGACAAAATCTATTATGAAATGGCGCGGCTTGACTACCGGCAGCAACGGTACGACGACGCGCTGAAACTATTGCAACAGTCGGCGCGGGCTGGTAGCGCTAACCGCGCGCAGAAGTCCTACACCTATTTACTAGCAGGCCGCATTTATTACGAGAACTTGCAGAAATACCGGTTGGCAGCCGCTTACTACGACAGCACCGTTCAGAACCTCTCGAAGGACGCTCCTAATTTTGTTGCCATTTCCGAGCGGGCAGGCATTCTCAAGGATTTCGCTCAACAATACAGCATCATAGAAACGCAAGACAGCCTGCAGGCGCTGGCGCGCTTGGATACTACGGCACTCCGTACGCGCCTCACAGCCTACGCCGATGCTGAACTGGAAACCAAGCGTAAAGCAGCCGAGGTCTTAGCGGCCAAGCAAGAACGCGAAAGCAGCCGCCAGGCACTTGCAGCAGGTATCAGCACGTCCCGTGACTTGCAAACCGATATCAATCCCGAGGACTTTATTAATGGGAGTACGGGGGCGAAGTGGTATTTCGATAACCCTACCGCTATGAGCACAGCCCGCGCCGACTTTATTCGGAGGTGGGGCGACCGGCCACTGCAGGACAACTGGCGGACGGTAACGGTAGCCAGCGCTTCGCCTGTGGCGCCAGGCGGTGGCAACGTGCCCGTTAGTATTGCCGGTACCAACCAAACCAAAGTAACTGCAGGTGCTACTACTGGCTTGGGGGAGGCAGCGGCTACTGCTGACCCTGCTGTTCAGCGCAAAGCATTGGTAGCCCAGTACCGTCAGACACTACCTCTCACGCCTGAGTTGATGGTGGCTTCTGAGAAGCAGGTGGAAGAAGCTTTGTATTCGCTTGGCACCATCTACAACCAGCAACTGCGCGAGCTTACGCCAGCCGCCCAGACTTATGAGAAGCTGCTTACCCGCTTTCCCAAGACCACTCATTCTCCTGAAACCTACTACAGCCTCTACCTGATCTATAAGGAGCAAAACGAACTGGCCAAGGCAGAAGTCTACGCCCAACGCTTGCGGCAAGAATTTCCTAATTCCGCTTACGCCCGGTTGGCCGCCGACCCTGAGTATCTGCGGCGGGCATCCCTTGTAAACAAAGAAGTAGCGGTGCAGGTGGATACGGCTTTCGCGATGTACAAGCGGCAGGATTTCAAGAAGGCGGCTGCTTTGCTGGCCCAGACGTCCAAGAAATTTCCGGAAACCGATTTGAACGACCGGATAGCCTACTTGAATACGCTGATTGATATTCGCACGCAGCCGCCGTTGACAGCTAAGAATTCTTTAGAGAAGTTTGTAAAGGCTTATCAGGAGTCGCCACTTAGCAATGATGCGCGCACCTTGCTGGAGTCTTACAAGAAATACGACACTGGTGGTATCCCAGGCGCTCTAGCTTCCACGCAGAAGCCAACCATCTCCATGTTTCGGCCAGGGGAAATAAACAACCGGGTTCGTATCCTCTATAACCCGGATACGCCACCCGTTAAAGCTACTCCTCTAGTAACGCCAGCTGCCACCGCACCGGCCCCGGTCCCTACCACTCCAGCGCCTACTTCCGAGCAGCCTAAACTACCGGCCACCAGCCAGCCCCCGCCAGCATCTCCCACCGATTCCTCAGCTACTTCCACCACTCCGGCAGCCACCTCACCAGCTGCTCCACCTATCGACCCAGTGAAAGCGGCCCGGATGGCAGCAGCCCAAGACAGAGCCAGGGGCAAAAAGCCGGCAAAGAAAGCCCCAGCGCCCGCCACAGTTCCTGTGGTTGCGGCTACCTCCGTTCCTGCCTCCACGCCCCCACCTGCTACAACACCCACCCCCTCTACTTCACCAGCAGCGGGCACGCCCACCACAACCAATGCAGCACCCGCTGCATCCGTGGCTATTGCGTCACCTTACGCTGTTAATCCCGCCAATCCAGCAGGGGTTCATGCGGTGGTGCTTGTCTTTCCGAAAGCAGCCGTCCCATTACAAACCTTACCAACCCAGCTCGGGACATACAACAGCCGCTACTTCAAAGCCAGCAACCTACAGGTACAGCAACAGCCTCTCGGAGACTCCCTGGAAATGGTGGTAGTGCAAGGGCTAAGCGGCGTGAAAATTGCTCAGGCATATGCACTAAAGCTGCGCGGACCCCAGTCCCCACTAAACCGCTTGCGCGGCGTGGGTTACCAAACCCTGGTTATAGGTATTGATAACCTACCCTTGCTGCTTCAGCGCCGCGACGTGGAGGAATATCAACGGTTCTATCAACAGACTTACCGGTAA
- the atpE gene encoding ATP synthase F0 subunit C encodes MLLSLLLQVANSVGLAVMGAGIGAGLVALGVGLGIGRIGGSAMEAIGRQPEASGKIQTAMLIVAALIEGLGLFAVVVCLLISFNL; translated from the coding sequence ATGCTTCTTTCTCTGTTGTTGCAGGTTGCCAATTCGGTTGGCTTGGCCGTAATGGGTGCTGGTATTGGTGCTGGTCTGGTTGCTCTTGGTGTAGGCTTGGGCATCGGCCGTATCGGTGGTAGCGCTATGGAGGCCATTGGTCGTCAGCCCGAAGCTTCCGGCAAAATCCAAACTGCTATGCTGATCGTAGCGGCTCTGATCGAAGGTCTGGGTCTGTTCGCAGTCGTAGTCTGCCTGCTGATTTCCTTCAATCTCTAA
- the atpB gene encoding F0F1 ATP synthase subunit A: MKRLLIALFCILSLPVFAQEPTPTIEEATDSEAFSPGEMILHHIGDAHEWHFATIGDEAEHGTHITIPLPIIAYQAGKGLSVFSSSRLAEGKEYNGLKLEHEHLEAEDGSKVYDFSITKNVASLLLSAVLLLGVFFTVANGYKKNHGGAPRGVQSFFEPIIMFIRDEVGKKAIGPKYERYMPYLLTVFFFIWFNNLLGLMPGAANLTGNIAVTMTLAIMTLLITLFSSNKNYWAHIFATPGVPKALLPIMIPVELIGVVVKPFSLMVRLFANITAGHIVILSFISLIFIFQSVWISPVSLAFGLFINVLELLVAILQAYIFTLLTAMYIGGAVEDHHDADLQMGGGHEADQAHAHGH; the protein is encoded by the coding sequence ATGAAGCGTTTACTGATAGCTCTCTTCTGCATCCTTTCGCTTCCTGTTTTCGCGCAAGAACCCACGCCCACCATCGAGGAAGCTACCGACAGCGAAGCTTTCAGTCCTGGTGAGATGATTCTGCACCACATCGGCGATGCACACGAGTGGCACTTCGCTACCATCGGTGATGAAGCCGAACACGGTACCCACATTACCATTCCGTTGCCCATCATTGCGTATCAAGCTGGCAAAGGACTGAGCGTATTTTCTTCTTCTCGTTTGGCAGAAGGTAAGGAGTATAACGGTCTTAAGCTGGAGCACGAGCACTTGGAAGCGGAAGATGGTAGCAAGGTATACGATTTTTCGATTACCAAAAACGTTGCCTCCCTGCTGTTGAGTGCCGTCCTACTACTAGGCGTGTTCTTTACAGTAGCTAATGGCTACAAGAAAAACCATGGCGGTGCCCCACGAGGAGTACAGTCCTTCTTCGAGCCTATCATTATGTTCATTCGTGATGAAGTAGGTAAGAAAGCTATCGGCCCCAAGTATGAGCGTTACATGCCGTATTTGCTCACCGTGTTCTTCTTTATCTGGTTCAACAACCTGCTAGGTCTGATGCCAGGTGCTGCCAACTTAACTGGCAACATTGCCGTGACGATGACCTTGGCCATCATGACCTTGCTCATCACGCTGTTTAGCTCCAACAAGAATTACTGGGCGCACATTTTCGCAACGCCTGGTGTGCCGAAGGCACTGCTCCCTATCATGATTCCAGTGGAATTGATTGGTGTAGTGGTAAAGCCTTTCTCCCTGATGGTTCGTTTGTTCGCCAACATCACGGCCGGCCACATTGTAATACTGAGCTTTATCAGCTTGATCTTTATTTTTCAGAGCGTCTGGATCAGCCCAGTTTCTTTGGCCTTCGGCTTGTTTATCAACGTATTGGAATTGCTGGTAGCCATTCTGCAGGCGTACATCTTCACGCTCCTCACGGCCATGTATATCGGTGGTGCTGTAGAAGACCACCACGATGCTGACCTGCAAATGGGCGGCGGCCACGAAGCTGATCAGGCTCACGCCCACGGGCACTAG
- a CDS encoding AtpZ/AtpI family protein, which yields MSSSPTPKPDSTPPRGGNFAKYSGLGIQMLAIIGLGTWLGVWLDGRFGTGPWGTVVLMLLSVFIAMYQVIRSVSSE from the coding sequence ATGTCCTCTTCGCCCACTCCCAAACCTGATTCTACGCCTCCGCGTGGTGGCAATTTTGCCAAGTATTCTGGGCTTGGTATTCAGATGCTCGCCATCATTGGGCTAGGTACGTGGCTGGGCGTTTGGCTTGATGGCCGCTTCGGCACTGGACCCTGGGGAACTGTTGTACTGATGCTTTTATCGGTATTTATTGCCATGTACCAAGTCATTCGCTCTGTGTCGAGCGAGTGA
- a CDS encoding F0F1 ATP synthase subunit B, with translation MPPLVTPELGLIFWQLVIFLIVLFLLGKFAWKPILMSLKQREDSIEGALRMADQAKLEMQELKAGNEKLLAEARLERDRIMKEASAMANQLIEQAKNKANEEGGRMIVQAREAIQNEKNAALAEVKNTAAQLSIDIAERILRRELTDTNSQKELVNSYLKEVKLN, from the coding sequence ATGCCTCCATTAGTAACCCCCGAATTAGGCCTGATCTTCTGGCAGCTGGTGATTTTCCTCATCGTGCTGTTCCTGCTGGGTAAGTTTGCCTGGAAGCCGATTCTCATGTCTCTGAAGCAGCGCGAAGACTCCATCGAAGGAGCTCTCCGCATGGCCGACCAGGCCAAGCTGGAAATGCAAGAGCTGAAAGCTGGCAACGAAAAGCTGCTGGCTGAAGCCCGTTTGGAGCGCGACCGAATCATGAAGGAAGCTTCTGCCATGGCTAATCAGCTCATTGAGCAAGCCAAAAACAAGGCAAATGAAGAAGGTGGCCGCATGATTGTGCAGGCTCGCGAAGCTATTCAGAACGAGAAAAACGCAGCCTTAGCGGAGGTGAAAAACACCGCTGCTCAGTTGTCTATCGATATTGCCGAGCGTATTCTGCGCCGCGAGCTGACCGATACCAACTCGCAAAAAGAGCTTGTGAACTCGTATCTGAAGGAAGTAAAGCTAAACTAA